From a region of the Coffea arabica cultivar ET-39 chromosome 3e, Coffea Arabica ET-39 HiFi, whole genome shotgun sequence genome:
- the LOC113737094 gene encoding MDIS1-interacting receptor like kinase 2-like, with translation MLQNITVSENMLTGPIPRSLKNCSSLIRARFEGNRFRGNLSEMFGIYPFLDFIDLSNNEFYGELSSNWGKCKPLKTLLVAENNITGGIPPEIGNLTQLHTLNLSLNSLSGKIPRAVGELASMLKLDLHDNQLTGNIPQVMGVSLEFLDLSTNSLSGTLPENLGGMKHLFHMNLSNNILSQRIPLQIGELTQLSELDLSQNFFTGEIPSEFQSLQSLGTLDLSQNNLSGLIPKALAELPGLLHINLSFNNLEGPIPSGRAFGYLTLEEVKGNKGLCGNITGFRACESSPPIKKHVKYKRKELALKIVLPLLGSFILLGAFFGAFRLHDQRKTNSRAEDMEVKKGDLFAICAYDGNALYNKIVRSTEEFSEIFCIGKGSYGSVYKAQLSIGDVVAVKRLQNMPNVAKDKSFLNEIRALTEIKHRNIVKLFGFCSNARHSILVYEYLERGSLAKILSMEEEAKELDWQKRLKIIKGVAHALSYMHHDCSPAVVHRDISSNNILLDPDYEPHVSDFGTSKFLKKDSSNWSSLAGTYGYIAPEFAYTMKVNEKCDVYSFGVLTMEIIKGKHPGDLTANLMSSNHEDVELKDLVDRRLRYPNQETQKILISIFKLARECLHADPQCRPTMLFISRFLASY, from the exons ATGCTCCAAAACATTACGGTATCTGAGAACATGCTTACTGGTCCAATCCCTAGAAGTCTGAAAAACTGCTCAAGCTTAATTAGAGCCCGTTTTGAGGGTAACCGTTTCCGAGGAAACTTGTCAGAGATGTTCGGAATCTATCCATTCCTGGATTTCATAGATCTCAGCAACAACGAATTCTACGGAGAACTCTCTAGCAACTGGGGTAAATGTAAACCTTTGAAAACCCTGCTGGTTGCAGAGAACAACATCACAGGTGGTATACCTCCAGAAATTGGAAATTTGACTCAACTACATACACTTAATCTTTCTTTGAATTCTTTATCAGGGAAGATACCAAGGGCAGTTGGAGAGTTAGCTTCTATGCTTAAACTGGATTTACATGACAACCAACTTACTGGTAATATTCCTCAGGTAATGGGAGTGTCATTGGAATTTCTAGACCTGTCCACAAACTCCTTGAGTGGAACTCTACCTGAAAATTTGGGTGGTATGAAACACTTGTTTCACATGAACTTGAGCAACAATATTTTAAGTCAAAGGATTCCACTCCAGATTGGGGAGTTAACCCAACTTTCTGAACTGGATTTGAGTCAAAATTTCTTCACAGGAGAGATACCATCTGAGTTTCAAAGTTTGCAGAGTTTGGGGACATTGGATCTCTCCCAAAATAACCTCTCTGGCTTGATACCAAAGGCTTTGGCAGAATTGCCTGGTTTATTGCACATTAATCTTTCTTTTAATAATTTGGAGGGTCCAATTCCAAGTGGTAGAGCCTTTGGATATCTAACCTTAGAAGAAGTAAAGGGAAACAAAGGTTTGTGTGGCAATATTACAGGGTTCCGAGCCTGTGAAAGTTCCCCGCCGATTAAAAAGCATGTCAAGTATAAAAGGAAGGAACTTGCTCTCAAAATTGTATTACCTCTTCTGGGATCATTCATACTTCTTGGTGCATTCTTTGGAGCTTTTAGATTGCATGatcaaagaaaaacaaattcaaGAGCAGAAGATATGGAGGTGAAAAAGGGTGATTTATTTGCCATCTGTGCTTATGATGGCAACGCATTGTATAACAAAATCGTGAGGTCTACAGAAGAGTTCAGTGAAATATTTTGCATTGGGAAGGGAAGTTATGGAAGTGTTTACAAAGCACAGCTTTCAATAGGTGATGTAGTAGCTGTGAAGAGACTTCAGAACATGCCTAATGTGGCAAAGGATAAAAGCTTCTTGAATGAGATCAGGGCTTTGACAGAAATCAAGCATCGAAATATTGTGAAACTCTTTGGCTTCTGCTCAAATGCTCGGCATTCAATTTTGGTTTATGAGTACCTTGAAAGAGGAAGCTTGGCCAAAATATTGAGCATGGAAGAAGAAGCCAAGGAACTCGACTGGCAAAAGAGGCTGAAAATCATCAAAGGTGTCGCTCATGCTTTATCTTACATGCACCATGATTGTTCACCAGCAGTTGTACATCGGGACATATCAAGCAATAACATTTTGCTTGATCCAGATTACGAGCCTCACGTTTCAGATTTTGGCACTTCCAAGTTTCTGAAAAAAGACTCGTCTAATTGGAGTTCTTTGGCAGGCACCTATGGATACATTGCACCAG AATTTGCCTATACAATGAAAGTTAACGAAAAGTGTGATGTTTATAGTTTTGGGGTCCTGACAATGGAAATAATCAAAGGAAAGCATCCTGGAGACTTGACTGCTAATCTGATGTCTTCAAATCATGAAGATGTAGAACTGAAAGACTTGGTCGACCGAAGACTTCGATATCCCAATCAAGAAACTCAAAAGATCCTGATATCCATTTTCAAACTTGCAAGAGAATGTCTACACGCTGATCCTCAATGTAGGCCAACAATGCTCTTTATTTCCAG GTTTCTTGCCTCCTATTAA